One Triticum dicoccoides isolate Atlit2015 ecotype Zavitan chromosome 5B, WEW_v2.0, whole genome shotgun sequence genomic window carries:
- the LOC119307115 gene encoding protein SINE1-like, giving the protein MGRSLRAGRHAELEDSVADPVSEKQAFRGWKQYVKELNSNTLPPFLTRLCDPDKPCSYSEEELLCVFETAAEVHGCNIVPHISQIVSAIIRIMSSVTGSLHSVGCSKVIRTLSRYVIDPLGTEEEKSGIVSSLCSPFSGCLMSTKESVSSGSALCVTALIQSNNWQFASHELVNDICLKVSGALEEVCCQTISHLGLVVALLEQNWLTLEPYGRSLIRSGLSILDKSTKASNSQMIISSIQMIHSIMKTLDLSIISSEISSIIQAMEQLRNNRMPEISTPAFQAAETANKLYKQEECGHGKKISPLAKFHDGRHRRRGSYSHSVMDDAEIRDCGSNESLYDDTQSVNRFREHDSQPSVGQYSGVPVSARVRRRLLSNGSDRPHQMSSDEFPRTIVSDYRDGVGVIAQYGSAGLLDKSVRRYSDVSTRIADPCPMCLTPRTTNRCSQISRRGTFSEDVWMQSTPRKQLQFHSSSSESKRDTHRLPDSPSLRRIRHCSGQCTNGEVEERNGYCDSVQHDSQCHVQSNDTSIEDLKLPPTNSERSDSAGKSRSEECQAQNEKMTRVRKRSRNCSGTLLFLLVCAVVIPVVALLLAWWKEDQRELYVVPT; this is encoded by the exons ATGGGGAGGAGTTTAAGAGCGGGACGCCATGCAGAACTGGAAGACTCTGTGGCAGATCCTGTCAGCGAAAAGCAAGCCTTCAGAGGGTGGAAGCAGTATGTGAAAGAACTCAACTCGAACACACTCCCGCCATTTCTCACCCGCCTTTGTGACCCTGACAAGCCATGCTCATACTCTGAGGAGGAGCTCTTATGCGTGTTTGAGACTGCTGCCGAAGTCCATGGCTGCAACATTGTGCCACATATCAGCCAGATCGTTTCAGCCATCATTAGAATCATGTCATCAGTCACAGGGTCCTTGCATAGTGTTGGTTGCTCCAAGGTGATACGCACATTATCGCGCTATGTCATTGATCCCCTGGGAACAGAAGAAGAGAAAAGTGGGATCGTCAGCTCTCTCTGCAGTCCCTTTTCTGGTTGcttgatgagcaccaaggagagtgTATCTTCTGGTTCTGCTCTCTGTGTCACTGCACTTATCCAGTCCAACAATTGGCAATTTGCATCTCATGAGTTAGTTAACGACATCTGCTTAAAAGTCTCAGGGGCCTTAGAGGAGGTATGCTGCCAGACCATTTCACACTTAGGCTTAGTGGTTGCTCTATTAGAACAGAACTGGTTGACACTTGAGCCTTATGGGCGGTCTTTGATAAGATCAGGCTTAAGTATATTGGACAAGAGTACTAAAGCAAGCAATTCTCAGATGATCatatcatccattcaaatgatacaCTCCATCATGAAGACTTTGGATTTGAGCATCATATCTTCTGAGATCAGTAGCATTATCCAAGCTATGGAGCAATTGCGGAATAATCGCATGCCAGAGATCAGCACTCCAGCTTTTCAGGCAGCTGAGACTGCTAATAAACTGTACAAGCAGGAAGAGTGTGGACATGGCAAAAAAATTAGTCCATTGGCAAAATTTCATGATGGAAGACATAGGAGGAGGGGATCATATTCACATTCTGTTATGGATGATGCGGAGATAAGAGACTGCGGTTCGAATGAATCTCTGTACGATGATACACAATCTGTTAATCGGTTCAGAGAGCATGATTCCCAACCTTCAGTGGGGCAATACTCAGGTGTACCTGTAAGTGCACGGGTAAGGAGGCGACTGTTGAGCAATGGTTCTGACAGACCACATCAAATGTCCAGTGATGAGTTTCCTCGCACTATTGTATCTGATTATCGTGATGGTGTCGGTGTGATAGCACAATATGGTTCTGCTGGTCTGCTAGATAAATCAGTGAGGAGGTATTCAGATGTATCAACAAGGATTGCTGATCCATGCCCTATGTGTTTAACACCCCGAACTACTAATCGATGCTCTCAG ATATCAAGGCGAGGAACTTTCTCAGAAGACGTTTGGATGCAGTCAACCCCAAGGAAGCAGCTCCAGTTTCATAGCTCTAGCAGTGAATCAAAAAGAGATACTCACAGATTACCCGACAGCCCATCTCTGAGACGGATACGGCACTGTTCAGGACAATGTACAAATGGTGAAGTTGAGGAAAGGAACGGCTACTGTGATTCTGTTCAGCATGACAGCCAGTGTCATGTACAGAGCAATGATACCTCGATAGAAGATCTGAAGCTACCACCAACCAACAGTGAGCGTTCTGACAGTGCAGGCAAATCTCGAAGCGAAGAATGTCAAGCTCAGAACGAGAAGATGACCAGAGTCAGGAAAAGGAGCAGAAACTGCTCTGGCACCCTACTTTTTCTCCTTGTCTGTGCTGTGGTGATACCGGTTGTTGCGCTCTTGCTAGCTTGGTGGAAGGAGGATCAGAGGGAGCTGTATGTTGTACCCACGTAG